In Candidatus Poribacteria bacterium, the genomic window CCATCGCGGTCCAAGTCTTTTGCGTGTGCCAAGGCAATATCGTCCTTAAGCAGTGCGAACGCCTCATCAAGAATCTCACGCATCTTCGGGAGTTCCCCTTTGTGGAAGATATTCGCGCCGTCCATACAAACTTTCAGATAGGGTGATTGCATCTCATCGAGCAGCCGTCGTGCTTTCTGGGCAGAATCGACCACGTTCGCGACTTCAGGTTCAAGCGCAAGCACCACCTTGTATTCCTCGGCGACCGCCAGTGCCTGCTTCATAGATTCAACGAGATCGTGCCACGCCTCCGGTGTATTGTTATCAGGGTGTGCGCGCCACATACTGTCCGGGTTCCGCGAGCCGGTACAGATCGTAATCACGGATGTCCCCATCGGAGCACACTGCTCCGCGACAGAACGCAACATCTGCAATCCAGCATGCCGTTTCTCAACATCGGGATCAATCATGTTGTAGGTGCCCCCAAGTCCCGAGATCGTGATCTGTCGGTCGTCTATCTCCTTGCGAACCTCTTCAAGCGATAGTCCTGCAGGCACATGATATTGTAAATGACGGACATCGTGTTCCACAATAGCGTCCAGCGTCTCGCTGAGCGTTTGGCGTCGAATTGTCCCTCCCATAAGTCCAACGTGCATAAGTCTCTCCTATCAATCAAAATTGTCTAAATGTCAGATTTTCGTAGATGAATGTTTGCTGTGGATAAAAAAATTCTTGAATTGCCGGTTTTTAATCCTACAGTGACACGGTTTGTATAAATACTTCTTCTTACTGACAACTGAAAATCGATAACTGAAAACTATGTGATTATATAACACAAAAAGTCAGATAGCAAGAAAAAAGAGGACTCGTAGCGTGTAACACATCCATTTGAAAAAAATTACATTTTTCAGTAAATTATGGTATGATTGCATCATTCAGTAGAGGTGGAGATCTCATTTACCATGAACCCAGAAGCGATTGTCAAAGGTACCCACAACCTAAAGGTTGGGACTTGTGCTTCCTTGCGGTAAGCGTTCTTCCCGAAGGTTGAACGTCTAACAACCGCTCCACTTTAGGCAGCCAAGCCTGCCCGTTTGATATTGATAGCAGCGTTTACGTCTCTATCGTGGTCTGAACCACATTCGGGACACGTCCACTGCCTATCTGAAAGAGAGAGTTCTTTATTATGGTATCCGCAATCACTACACGGCTTCGTCGTCGGTGTCCATTGACTGATTTTGACGAGTGTTTTACCGTGCTTTGCACATTTCTGTTCCAATATCTGCAGAAACTCGTAGAAGGCGTGGTCAGACACTTTGCGTCCCCAGAGCCGTTTCATCCCATCAAGGTTCAATGTTTCAAAGCAAAGTGTATCAAACGTTGTGCAAAGGTCGTCAGCAAGTTTCCACTGCCAATCTGCTCGTTGTCTGGCAATCTTGCGGTGAAGCCGTGCAAGTTCACGAACGGAAACCCGCCACCAATTGCCCGAACCTTTGACTTTCCGACTCAGTGCCTTGTTGAGAGATCGCAACGTCTTCAGCGATTGTTTGAGAAACTGCGGAGATGCTATCTTATCACCTGCGTCGCTGGTGAGAAATGTTTTGTTTCCATAGTCAAAACCTGCGCTCTTACCCGTCTTGGCTTTGGGGTCGGAATCGTC contains:
- a CDS encoding transposase, whose amino-acid sequence is IDTWLSFHKHREIIGLIKTITIKRDKCGDYWIYFSCENVDDSDPKAKTGKSAGFDYGNKTFLTSDAGDKIASPQFLKQSLKTLRSLNKALSRKVKGSGNWWRVSVRELARLHRKIARQRADWQWKLADDLCTTFDTLCFETLNLDGMKRLWGRKVSDHAFYEFLQILEQKCAKHGKTLVKISQWTPTTKPCSDCGYHNKELSLSDRQWTCPECGSDHDRDVNAAINIKRAGLAA
- a CDS encoding sugar phosphate isomerase/epimerase; protein product: MHVGLMGGTIRRQTLSETLDAIVEHDVRHLQYHVPAGLSLEEVRKEIDDRQITISGLGGTYNMIDPDVEKRHAGLQMLRSVAEQCAPMGTSVITICTGSRNPDSMWRAHPDNNTPEAWHDLVESMKQALAVAEEYKVVLALEPEVANVVDSAQKARRLLDEMQSPYLKVCMDGANIFHKGELPKMREILDEAFALLKDDIALAHAKDLDRDGEAGHLAAGTGLLDYDQYLGLLKESGYDGAVVLHGLSEEQVPFCTGFLREKIAAL